A single genomic interval of Celeribacter indicus harbors:
- the putA gene encoding bifunctional proline dehydrogenase/L-glutamate gamma-semialdehyde dehydrogenase PutA produces the protein MTRIAFPTLGPAAKYAPEAALLDRLIAGAALSETTRRAMSARAETLVRRIREEAKPTLMEHFLAEYGLSTREGVALMCLAEAMLRVPDSFTIDALIEDKIAPSEWNRHIGSAASSLVNASTWALMLTGKVLDDDQPGVAGVLRGAVKRLGEPVIRAAVGRAMKEMGRQFVLGETIEGALRRGEAQEEKGYTYSFDMLGEAARTKADAERYARDYAHAIAAIGAHATHHRIVDNPGISIKLSALHPRYEVAKEARVMAELVPVVSRLARQAKEAGIALHIDAEEQDRLALSFKVIEAVLSDDDLAGWDGLGVVVQAYGKRAEAAIDALHDMAACYDRKMNVRLVKGAYWDTEMKLAQVAGMPDFPLFTSKAATDVAYICLAKKLFDLSDRLFPQFATHNAHTAAAVMELAGGREFEFQRLHGMGERLHDILLKETKGHCRIYAPVGAHRDLLAYLVRRLLENGANSSFVHQIVDEEVSPAEIAADPFAALAEARAPAGLVHPARLFGTARENARGWDLSDESVLAEIDRARAVAIPDARPLTLSEPGGKTRPVTNPATGETVATVTEADPETVARALDDARPWSAPAAERAAVLRRAADLYEAQYGAFFAILGREAGKTLPDAVGELREAVDFLRYYAQQGEDDPRPPRGLFTAISPWNFPLAIFTGQIAAALMAGNGVLAKPAEQTPLVAFRAVELLHEAGVPREALQLLPGRGSTVGAALTADPRVAGVVFTGSTDTAKRIARSMADHLEPGTPLIAETGGLNAMIVDSTALPEQAVRDIVASSFQSAGQRCSALRCLYLQEDSAPHVLDMLKGAMDELALGDPWHIATDVGPVIDAEACNEISDYIAKKSNAVLHRLATPETGTFVAPTLLKVSGINDLEREIFGPVLHVATFRARDLQKIVAQINARGFGLTFGLHSRIDDRVQTVSEAVHVGNIYVNRNQIGAVVGSQPFGGEGLSGTGPKAGGPLYLDRFFAPEPGFAEAERFAGDADPKSLAAELSAPGEIRLEERLMPGPTGELNRLALYTRAPLLCLGPGAETARAQAAAVRALGGHAVAVAGRLSARELARLDGISAALWWGDATTARAYAKALASRGGALVPLITARPDKAHVAHERHLCVDTTAAGGNAALLAG, from the coding sequence ATGACCCGGATCGCATTCCCCACGCTCGGGCCCGCGGCGAAATACGCGCCGGAGGCCGCCCTTCTCGACCGCCTCATCGCCGGGGCCGCCCTGTCGGAGACGACGCGCCGGGCCATGTCCGCCCGCGCCGAGACGCTCGTGCGCCGGATCCGGGAGGAGGCGAAACCGACCCTCATGGAGCATTTCCTCGCCGAATACGGCCTCTCCACGCGGGAAGGCGTGGCGCTGATGTGCCTCGCGGAGGCGATGCTGCGCGTGCCCGACAGCTTCACCATCGACGCGCTGATCGAGGACAAGATCGCGCCCTCGGAATGGAACAGGCATATCGGCAGCGCCGCCTCCTCCCTCGTCAACGCCTCGACCTGGGCGCTGATGCTGACGGGCAAGGTGCTCGACGACGACCAGCCGGGGGTGGCGGGCGTGCTGCGCGGCGCGGTCAAGCGCCTGGGCGAGCCGGTGATCCGCGCCGCCGTGGGTCGCGCGATGAAGGAGATGGGGCGCCAGTTCGTGCTGGGCGAGACCATCGAAGGCGCACTCCGGCGCGGCGAGGCGCAGGAGGAGAAGGGCTATACCTATTCCTTCGACATGCTGGGCGAAGCCGCGCGGACGAAGGCCGACGCGGAGCGCTACGCGCGCGATTACGCGCACGCGATCGCGGCGATCGGCGCCCACGCGACACACCACCGGATCGTGGACAACCCCGGCATCTCGATCAAGCTTTCGGCCCTGCACCCGCGCTACGAGGTGGCGAAAGAGGCCCGCGTCATGGCCGAACTCGTCCCCGTCGTCTCCCGCCTCGCGCGGCAGGCGAAGGAGGCGGGCATCGCGCTCCATATCGACGCGGAGGAACAGGACCGGCTCGCGCTGTCCTTCAAGGTGATCGAGGCCGTGCTGTCCGATGACGACCTTGCGGGCTGGGACGGGCTCGGTGTCGTGGTGCAGGCCTATGGCAAGCGCGCGGAGGCGGCCATCGACGCGCTGCACGACATGGCGGCCTGCTACGACCGCAAGATGAACGTGCGCCTCGTCAAGGGCGCCTACTGGGACACGGAGATGAAGCTCGCGCAGGTCGCGGGCATGCCCGATTTCCCGCTCTTCACGTCGAAGGCCGCAACGGATGTCGCCTATATCTGTCTGGCGAAGAAGCTCTTCGATCTGAGCGACCGGCTCTTTCCGCAATTCGCCACCCATAACGCCCATACCGCCGCTGCGGTGATGGAACTGGCCGGGGGCCGTGAATTCGAATTCCAGCGGCTGCACGGCATGGGCGAACGGCTGCACGACATCCTCCTGAAGGAAACGAAAGGCCATTGCCGCATCTATGCGCCCGTCGGCGCCCATCGCGACCTTCTGGCCTATCTCGTGCGGCGGCTGCTCGAGAACGGCGCGAATTCGTCCTTCGTGCACCAGATCGTCGACGAGGAGGTGAGCCCGGCGGAGATCGCCGCCGATCCCTTCGCCGCGCTGGCGGAGGCAAGGGCGCCCGCCGGTCTCGTGCATCCCGCGCGCCTCTTCGGGACGGCGCGGGAGAATGCCCGCGGCTGGGACCTGAGCGACGAAAGCGTCCTGGCGGAGATCGACCGCGCCCGCGCCGTCGCGATCCCCGACGCCCGCCCGCTCACCCTTTCCGAACCGGGCGGGAAGACCCGGCCCGTCACCAACCCGGCGACCGGAGAGACCGTCGCCACCGTGACCGAAGCGGACCCGGAAACCGTCGCCCGCGCACTGGACGATGCCCGCCCCTGGTCCGCCCCCGCCGCCGAACGCGCCGCCGTGCTCCGCCGCGCCGCCGATCTCTATGAGGCGCAGTATGGCGCGTTTTTCGCCATCCTCGGACGCGAGGCCGGCAAGACCCTGCCCGACGCCGTCGGAGAACTGCGCGAGGCGGTCGATTTCCTGCGCTACTACGCGCAGCAGGGCGAGGACGATCCACGTCCGCCCCGCGGCCTGTTCACCGCGATCAGCCCGTGGAACTTCCCGCTCGCGATCTTCACCGGACAGATCGCCGCCGCGCTCATGGCCGGCAACGGCGTGCTTGCGAAACCCGCCGAACAGACGCCGCTCGTCGCCTTCCGCGCCGTCGAACTGCTGCACGAGGCGGGCGTGCCGCGCGAGGCGCTTCAGCTCCTGCCCGGACGCGGCTCCACCGTCGGCGCGGCGCTCACCGCCGATCCGCGCGTGGCGGGCGTCGTCTTCACCGGCTCCACCGACACCGCAAAGCGCATCGCGCGCAGCATGGCCGACCATCTCGAACCGGGCACGCCGCTGATCGCGGAAACCGGCGGTCTCAACGCGATGATCGTCGATTCCACCGCGCTGCCGGAACAGGCGGTGCGCGACATCGTCGCCTCCTCCTTCCAGTCGGCGGGACAACGATGCTCCGCGCTCAGATGCCTCTACCTTCAGGAAGACAGCGCACCGCATGTCCTCGACATGCTGAAAGGCGCGATGGACGAACTCGCCCTGGGCGATCCGTGGCACATCGCCACCGATGTCGGCCCGGTGATCGACGCGGAGGCGTGCAACGAGATCTCGGATTACATCGCGAAGAAATCGAACGCCGTCCTGCACCGCCTGGCCACGCCGGAGACCGGGACATTCGTCGCGCCGACGCTCCTCAAGGTGTCGGGGATCAACGACCTCGAACGCGAGATCTTCGGCCCGGTGCTGCACGTCGCGACCTTCCGGGCGCGCGATCTCCAAAAGATCGTGGCGCAGATCAACGCCCGCGGCTTCGGCCTCACCTTCGGGCTGCACAGCCGGATCGACGACCGGGTGCAGACGGTGAGCGAGGCGGTCCATGTCGGCAATATCTACGTCAACCGCAACCAGATCGGCGCCGTCGTCGGCTCCCAGCCCTTCGGCGGCGAGGGCCTGTCGGGCACCGGGCCGAAGGCGGGCGGGCCGCTCTACCTCGACCGTTTCTTCGCCCCCGAACCGGGATTTGCAGAGGCCGAACGCTTCGCCGGGGATGCCGATCCGAAGTCCCTCGCGGCGGAGCTCTCGGCACCGGGCGAGATCCGTCTCGAGGAGCGGCTGATGCCGGGACCGACGGGGGAGCTCAACCGGCTCGCGCTCTACACGCGCGCCCCGCTGCTCTGCCTCGGTCCGGGCGCGGAGACGGCGCGGGCGCAGGCGGCGGCGGTCCGGGCGCTCGGCGGGCATGCGGTCGCGGTCGCGGGCAGGCTCTCCGCGCGCGAGCTTGCGCGTCTCGACGGGATCTCCGCGGCGCTCTGGTGGGGCGACGCGACGACCGCGCGCGCCTATGCAAAGGCGCTGGCCAGCCGCGGCGGCGCACTCGTCCCGCTGATCACCGCGCGGCCCGACAAGGCGCATGTGGCGCATGAGCGCCATCTCTGCGTCGATACGACCGCCGCCGGCGGCAATGCGGCGCTGCTTGCGGGCTGA
- a CDS encoding Lrp/AsnC family transcriptional regulator, translated as MDVKLDATNRRILAHLVANARIPITELAKAVGLSKTPVALRIRQLEEMGLITGYRAILSPLKLGLTHVTYVEVSISDTRQKALEAFNAAVRRIPEVEECYMIAGGFDYLLKIRSRDMTHFRKTMAEEISALPYLGSTRSYVAMEAVVEQNWIAPEG; from the coding sequence ATGGATGTGAAGCTCGATGCCACCAACCGGAGAATCCTCGCCCATCTCGTCGCCAACGCGCGCATCCCGATCACCGAGCTTGCGAAGGCCGTCGGCCTGTCGAAGACGCCGGTGGCGCTGCGGATCCGGCAGTTGGAGGAGATGGGCCTCATCACCGGCTATCGCGCGATCCTCTCGCCGCTGAAGCTCGGCCTGACCCATGTCACCTATGTCGAGGTGTCGATCTCGGACACGCGCCAGAAGGCGCTCGAGGCGTTCAACGCCGCGGTGCGCCGCATTCCCGAGGTGGAGGAGTGCTACATGATCGCGGGCGGCTTCGACTATCTGCTGAAGATCCGTTCCCGCGACATGACCCATTTCCGAAAGACGATGGCGGAGGAGATCTCCGCCCTGCCGTATCTCGGTTCCACGCGCAGCTATGTCGCGATGGAGGCGGTGGTCGAACAGAACTGGATCGCGCCGGAGGGGTGA
- a CDS encoding metallophosphoesterase, whose product MIRSLKHSFGDMSSADSPRFEGGPPAPDRAFALVGDIHGAARCLDLLLERLAQEAPELPLVFAGDYVDRGEESATVLERLHFLSLTRPDTVLLRGNHEELMLDFLDDPGRHGNRWMRHGGLQTMASFGFGGLTERNGPDRLTEARDHLRDRLGAQKEAWLRDLPRLYRNGNVAVVHAGADPARELDDQDPDTLTWGHPRFGRDARRDGVWIAHGHTIVDMPRERNGVISVDTGAYATGRLTAALIRAGAVEFVQS is encoded by the coding sequence GTGATCAGAAGCCTCAAGCACAGTTTCGGCGACATGTCCTCCGCGGATTCTCCCCGCTTCGAGGGAGGACCGCCCGCCCCGGACAGGGCCTTCGCCCTTGTCGGCGACATCCACGGCGCGGCCCGATGCCTCGATCTCCTGCTTGAACGGCTGGCGCAGGAGGCGCCCGAGCTGCCGCTCGTCTTCGCCGGCGATTACGTGGACCGCGGCGAGGAGAGCGCGACGGTGCTGGAACGGCTGCATTTCCTGTCGCTCACCCGGCCGGATACGGTGCTCCTGCGCGGCAATCACGAGGAGCTGATGCTCGATTTCCTCGACGATCCGGGCCGCCACGGCAATCGCTGGATGCGCCACGGCGGATTGCAGACCATGGCGAGCTTCGGCTTCGGCGGCCTGACGGAGCGCAACGGGCCGGACCGGCTGACCGAGGCGCGCGACCACCTGCGCGACCGCCTGGGCGCGCAGAAGGAAGCCTGGCTGCGCGACCTGCCCCGCCTCTACCGCAACGGCAATGTCGCGGTCGTCCATGCCGGCGCGGATCCGGCGCGGGAGCTCGACGACCAGGACCCGGACACGCTGACCTGGGGCCATCCCCGCTTCGGGCGCGACGCGCGCCGCGACGGCGTCTGGATCGCCCACGGCCATACGATCGTGGACATGCCGCGCGAGCGCAACGGCGTGATCTCCGTCGATACCGGGGCCTATGCGACCGGGCGGCTCACCGCCGCGCTGATCCGGGCCGGCGCGGTGGAATTCGTGCAAAGCTGA
- a CDS encoding polysaccharide biosynthesis/export family protein, with product MTLRFLFPLVSAAFLASCDAIYQTSDVMPGVSQGAKVRVLPITPQNVLLANRSAYTPQQLPAVFAATAGAGSGMIGAGSLPDAPYTEEQRPGMPVADLPPQVTPQPYEIGIGDVVILATPSGDSIAELSGLLAAQNSRQGYTVQDDGAIAIPNVGRVAIAGMNVEDAEAVLFQRLVEAQVEPTFSLEIAEFNSKKVSIGGAVNQPGVAPITLSPLYLDQALAGAGGVTVPDMDYAVVRLYRDGNLYQIPLDDLYSRSGMQRIRLVAGDSVFVDNGFELDQAQAYFEQQIRLSEFRLDSRATALASLTNEINLRRQELTEARSNYLAQVELDAVDRDYAYIVGQVNDQSRYTLPLGRQGTLADALYDEGGGLDLTRGNPRQIYVLRGSDDPMDFDAVTAWRLDGKNAAALMLATRFELRPNDVIFVSEQPVSKWNRAITMITPSIISLSANAASGD from the coding sequence ATGACATTGCGTTTTCTTTTCCCGCTCGTTTCCGCCGCGTTTCTGGCGTCCTGCGATGCAATCTACCAGACTTCCGACGTGATGCCGGGCGTGTCCCAGGGGGCGAAGGTGAGGGTTCTGCCGATCACCCCTCAGAACGTGCTCCTCGCGAACCGCTCCGCCTATACGCCGCAGCAGCTTCCGGCGGTGTTCGCGGCGACCGCGGGCGCGGGCAGCGGGATGATCGGGGCGGGAAGCCTGCCCGACGCGCCCTATACCGAGGAGCAGCGGCCCGGCATGCCGGTCGCGGACCTGCCGCCGCAGGTCACGCCGCAGCCCTACGAGATCGGGATCGGAGATGTCGTGATCCTCGCGACCCCGAGCGGTGATTCGATCGCGGAGCTTTCGGGCCTGCTCGCCGCGCAGAACAGCCGGCAGGGCTATACGGTGCAGGACGACGGGGCGATCGCCATTCCCAATGTCGGCCGCGTGGCCATCGCCGGGATGAACGTGGAGGATGCCGAGGCCGTCCTGTTCCAGCGCCTCGTGGAGGCGCAGGTCGAGCCGACCTTCAGCCTCGAGATCGCGGAGTTCAACTCCAAGAAGGTTTCGATCGGTGGCGCGGTGAACCAGCCGGGCGTCGCGCCGATCACGCTGAGCCCGCTCTACCTCGACCAGGCGCTTGCCGGGGCGGGCGGGGTGACGGTCCCGGACATGGACTATGCCGTGGTGCGGCTCTATCGCGACGGCAACCTCTACCAGATCCCGCTCGACGATCTCTATTCCCGGTCGGGCATGCAGCGGATCCGGCTCGTGGCGGGGGACAGCGTCTTTGTCGACAACGGGTTCGAGCTCGACCAGGCGCAGGCCTATTTCGAGCAGCAGATCCGCCTGTCCGAGTTCCGCCTCGACAGCCGGGCCACCGCGCTCGCCTCGCTGACGAACGAAATCAATCTGCGCCGCCAGGAGCTTACGGAGGCGCGCAGCAATTACCTCGCCCAGGTCGAACTCGATGCGGTGGACCGCGACTATGCCTATATCGTGGGGCAGGTGAACGATCAGAGCCGCTATACCCTGCCCCTCGGGCGCCAGGGGACGCTGGCCGACGCGCTCTATGACGAGGGCGGGGGGCTCGACCTCACGCGGGGCAATCCGCGGCAGATCTACGTGTTGCGCGGCTCCGACGACCCGATGGATTTCGACGCGGTGACCGCCTGGCGCCTCGACGGCAAGAACGCCGCCGCGCTGATGCTGGCGACGCGATTCGAGTTGCGGCCGAACGATGTCATCTTCGTCTCGGAGCAGCCGGTGTCGAAATGGAATCGCGCCATCACCATGATCACCCCCTCGATCATTTCCCTGAGCGCGAACGCGGCCTCCGGCGACTGA
- a CDS encoding sugar transferase — MVNSLKRRNATPAQALAVSAAVPVAAEAVSRQAYRNFGKRLFDLTFLLLCAPLVVPLVLVFALMVRRDGGPAFFVQERIGRNGRAFACYKLRTMRADAEAVLEHLCRTDPEIAAEWRTYQKLATDPRITRLGKLLRATSLDELPQLLNVLRGDMSLIGPRPFLPSQMSIYAAAKGQAYFRLRPGLSGPWQVVGRGATAFADRVKFDEAYDRNLSLGHDVKLTVQSCLAVLRRTGR; from the coding sequence ATGGTGAATTCGCTCAAGAGACGGAATGCAACCCCTGCGCAGGCCCTCGCGGTCTCGGCCGCGGTCCCGGTCGCAGCGGAGGCGGTGTCGCGGCAGGCTTACCGCAATTTCGGCAAGAGGCTTTTCGATCTCACGTTTCTTCTGCTCTGCGCGCCGCTGGTCGTGCCGCTCGTGCTGGTCTTCGCCCTCATGGTCAGGCGCGACGGCGGGCCGGCCTTTTTCGTGCAGGAGCGCATCGGCCGGAACGGGCGGGCCTTTGCCTGCTATAAGCTGCGCACGATGCGCGCCGATGCCGAGGCGGTGCTCGAACATCTCTGCCGGACCGATCCGGAGATCGCGGCGGAATGGCGGACCTATCAGAAGCTCGCGACGGATCCGCGCATCACCCGCCTCGGAAAGCTTTTGCGCGCGACCAGCCTCGACGAGTTGCCGCAGCTTCTCAACGTGCTGCGCGGCGACATGAGCCTGATCGGTCCTCGCCCCTTCCTGCCCTCGCAGATGTCGATCTATGCCGCCGCGAAGGGGCAGGCCTATTTCCGGCTGCGTCCCGGCCTGTCCGGGCCCTGGCAGGTCGTCGGACGCGGCGCGACGGCCTTTGCCGACCGCGTGAAATTCGACGAGGCCTATGATCGCAACCTGAGCCTCGGCCATGACGTGAAGCTGACGGTGCAGAGCTGTCTCGCGGTGCTCCGGCGCACCGGACGCTGA
- a CDS encoding sugar phosphorylase — MPVARQSAQFDSRLKALLQQIYPGENLATLRREVVAAFWPEGTGYRSRARQPGHSLWDETDTLVITYGNTLVDGQHKPLDLLRDFLNRYLRGVVKGVHILPFFPFTSDDGFAVTDYRVVNSQLGDWSDVQRIGEEFRLMSDLVLNHVSSMSYWFTEYRQGHAPYDRFFVEASPDADLSDVVRPRTSPLLREVDTAQGRKHVWCTFSHDQIDLDFRNPEVLLEFLRIMRLHIENGVRIIRLDAVAFIWKEIGTSCIHLPQTHAIVRLMRLLCDYAEERVVLLTETNVPNAENLSYFGNRNEAHMIYNFSLPPLLLHALLSGTSVHLNHWLMRMPPAQLGCAYLNFSASHDGIGVRGAEGLLSGEEMGQMIKTVQNFGGLVSMRALSDGSEKPYELNITYFDALKGTIGKGEDGLQIDRFLCSQTIIMSLEGVPAFYIHSLLATHNDHAGVEKTGVKRAINRHRWDYPSLRTLLDDPESVNAQVLAEMKRRIAIRMAQKAFHPNATQFTMQLGPEIFGLWRQSPARDQSIFALHNVTDAVVEVPHISINLIDGEDWYDLLSGEKIDLSRPNLRFAPYQCRWISNRP; from the coding sequence ATGCCCGTGGCCAGACAGTCCGCCCAGTTCGACAGCCGACTGAAAGCGCTCCTCCAGCAGATCTACCCCGGCGAGAATCTCGCGACGCTCCGGCGCGAGGTCGTCGCCGCCTTCTGGCCCGAGGGAACCGGCTACCGCTCCCGCGCGCGCCAGCCCGGCCACAGCCTCTGGGACGAGACCGACACCCTGGTCATCACCTATGGCAACACGCTCGTCGACGGACAGCACAAGCCGCTCGACCTGCTGCGCGACTTCCTGAACCGCTACCTGCGCGGCGTGGTGAAGGGCGTGCACATCCTGCCGTTCTTCCCCTTCACCTCCGACGACGGCTTCGCGGTCACGGATTACCGCGTGGTCAACAGCCAGCTCGGCGACTGGAGCGACGTCCAGCGCATCGGCGAGGAATTCCGGCTCATGTCGGATCTCGTGCTCAACCACGTCTCCTCCATGTCCTACTGGTTCACCGAATACCGGCAGGGACACGCGCCCTACGACAGGTTCTTCGTGGAGGCCAGCCCCGACGCCGACCTGTCCGACGTCGTGCGCCCGCGCACCTCGCCGCTGCTGCGCGAAGTCGACACGGCCCAGGGCAGAAAGCATGTCTGGTGCACCTTCAGCCATGACCAGATCGACCTGGATTTCCGCAATCCCGAGGTGCTTCTCGAATTCCTGCGGATCATGCGCCTGCATATCGAGAACGGGGTGCGGATCATCCGGCTCGATGCGGTCGCCTTCATCTGGAAGGAGATCGGCACCTCCTGCATCCACCTGCCCCAGACCCATGCGATCGTGCGGCTGATGCGGCTGCTGTGCGACTATGCCGAGGAACGCGTGGTGCTCCTGACCGAGACGAACGTGCCGAATGCCGAGAATCTCAGCTATTTCGGCAACCGCAACGAAGCGCATATGATCTACAACTTCTCGCTGCCGCCCCTGCTGCTGCACGCGCTTCTCTCCGGCACCTCGGTCCATCTCAACCACTGGCTGATGCGGATGCCGCCCGCGCAGCTCGGCTGTGCCTATCTCAACTTCTCCGCCTCCCATGACGGGATCGGCGTGCGCGGCGCCGAGGGGCTCCTGTCCGGCGAGGAGATGGGGCAGATGATCAAGACGGTGCAGAATTTCGGCGGCCTCGTGTCGATGCGCGCGCTCTCGGACGGGTCGGAAAAACCCTACGAACTCAACATCACCTATTTCGACGCGCTCAAGGGCACGATCGGAAAGGGCGAGGACGGGCTCCAGATCGACCGCTTCCTCTGTTCGCAGACCATCATCATGTCGCTCGAGGGCGTGCCGGCCTTCTACATCCATTCGCTTCTGGCAACGCATAACGACCATGCCGGGGTGGAGAAGACCGGCGTGAAGCGGGCGATCAACCGCCACCGCTGGGACTACCCGAGCCTGCGTACCCTCCTCGACGATCCGGAAAGCGTCAATGCGCAGGTGCTGGCGGAGATGAAACGCCGGATCGCGATCCGCATGGCGCAGAAGGCCTTCCACCCCAACGCCACCCAGTTCACCATGCAGCTCGGGCCGGAGATCTTCGGCCTGTGGCGCCAGTCCCCGGCGCGGGACCAGTCGATCTTCGCGCTCCACAACGTGACCGACGCGGTGGTCGAGGTGCCGCATATCTCGATCAACCTCATCGACGGGGAGGACTGGTACGACCTGCTGTCGGGGGAAAAGATCGACCTGTCGCGGCCCAACCTGCGCTTTGCCCCCTACCAGTGCCGCTGGATCTCCAACCGGCCGTAG
- the truA gene encoding tRNA pseudouridine(38-40) synthase TruA, giving the protein MPRYALLIEYHGAPFAGWQRQKDHPSVQAAVEAALRRLEPDCPGIGAAGRTDAGVHATGQVAHCDMAKDWDPFRLSEALNHHLKPAPVAILKAARVAEDWHARFSALERRYTFRLVSRRAPLVHDAGLAWRVGHALDPDAMQAGADRLLGRHDFTTFRSTMCQADSPVKTLDEARVESFELSHGREFRFHFRARSFLHNQVRSFVGTLERVGAGAWTPEDVTTALAARDRAACGPVCPPEGLYLTGVGYPEDPFATPAAT; this is encoded by the coding sequence ATGCCCAGATATGCCCTGCTCATCGAATATCACGGCGCGCCCTTCGCGGGATGGCAGCGCCAGAAGGACCACCCCTCCGTGCAGGCGGCGGTGGAGGCCGCGCTGCGGCGGCTCGAACCGGACTGTCCGGGCATCGGGGCGGCGGGGCGCACCGATGCGGGCGTGCATGCGACCGGACAGGTGGCGCATTGCGACATGGCGAAGGACTGGGATCCCTTTCGGCTGTCGGAGGCGCTGAACCATCACCTGAAACCCGCCCCCGTCGCGATCCTGAAGGCCGCGCGGGTCGCGGAGGACTGGCACGCGCGCTTCTCGGCCCTCGAACGGCGCTACACCTTCCGGCTCGTCTCCCGCCGCGCGCCGCTGGTGCATGACGCGGGGCTCGCCTGGCGGGTCGGCCATGCGCTCGACCCCGACGCGATGCAGGCGGGGGCCGACCGGCTTCTGGGCCGGCACGACTTCACCACCTTCCGCTCGACCATGTGCCAGGCCGACAGCCCGGTGAAGACTCTGGACGAGGCGCGCGTGGAGAGCTTCGAGCTCTCCCATGGCAGGGAATTCCGCTTTCACTTCCGCGCGCGCTCCTTCCTGCACAACCAGGTGCGCAGCTTCGTCGGCACGCTCGAACGCGTCGGCGCGGGCGCCTGGACGCCCGAGGACGTCACGACGGCGCTCGCGGCCCGCGACCGCGCGGCCTGCGGCCCGGTCTGCCCGCCCGAGGGGCTCTATCTCACCGGCGTCGGCTATCCCGAGGATCCCTTCGCCACGCCGGCCGCGACCTGA
- a CDS encoding YcjX family protein, whose amino-acid sequence MIIGDMADRIFRGVESVQEGVNEALFEPVIRLGVTGLSRAGKTVFITSLVANLLDRGRMPQFSPATAITAAYLQPQPDDTVPRFDYEAHLAAITAREPHWPDSTRAVSELRLSFRVRPTGLLGALRSTRTVHLDIVDYPGEWLLDLGMMDKSFAEWSAEALDAARRRAEGAAFLATLAGADPAAKHEEPAAKTLAQGFTAYLQAARASGYSDCTPGRFLLPGEMEGSPVLTFAPLPEGRAPRGSLAREFERRFDAYKREVVRPFFRDHFARIDRQVVLVDALGAIHAGPKAVEDLRRTMSDILGAFRPGRVGRLLSLLGQHKVERILFAATKADHIHHSQHGRLTAIMEALVRDARDRADFAGAKTSAMSLAALRATVEETRDHGGATLDLVRGTTLEGKRAAFYPGELPEDPAHILSPARKGAESWLDGDYEVMRFAPAPLTLRPGEGPPHIRLDRAAEFLIGDKL is encoded by the coding sequence GTGATCATCGGGGACATGGCAGACCGCATCTTCCGGGGCGTGGAAAGCGTTCAGGAGGGCGTGAACGAGGCGCTGTTCGAGCCGGTGATCCGGCTCGGGGTCACCGGCCTGTCGCGGGCGGGGAAGACGGTGTTCATCACCTCGCTCGTGGCCAACCTGCTCGACCGCGGGCGGATGCCGCAATTCTCCCCCGCCACCGCGATCACCGCCGCCTATCTGCAACCGCAGCCCGACGACACCGTGCCGCGTTTCGACTACGAGGCGCATCTCGCCGCGATCACCGCGCGGGAACCGCACTGGCCGGACAGCACGCGGGCGGTGTCGGAACTGCGCCTGTCGTTCCGGGTGCGGCCGACGGGACTTCTGGGCGCGCTGCGGTCGACGCGGACCGTGCATCTCGACATCGTGGATTATCCCGGCGAATGGCTGCTCGATCTCGGGATGATGGACAAGAGCTTTGCCGAGTGGTCCGCCGAGGCCCTCGACGCCGCGCGCAGGCGGGCCGAGGGCGCGGCCTTCCTTGCGACGCTCGCGGGCGCCGATCCGGCGGCGAAGCACGAGGAGCCGGCGGCGAAGACGCTGGCGCAGGGCTTCACCGCCTATCTCCAGGCCGCGCGCGCCTCGGGCTATTCCGACTGCACGCCGGGGCGGTTCCTGCTGCCCGGAGAGATGGAGGGGTCGCCGGTGCTCACCTTTGCCCCGCTGCCGGAGGGCAGGGCGCCGCGCGGGTCGCTCGCGCGCGAGTTCGAGCGCCGGTTCGATGCCTACAAGCGCGAGGTGGTCCGGCCCTTTTTCCGCGACCATTTCGCCCGGATCGACCGTCAGGTGGTGCTGGTCGATGCGCTGGGCGCGATCCATGCCGGGCCGAAGGCGGTCGAGGATCTCCGCCGCACCATGTCCGATATCCTCGGCGCCTTCCGCCCCGGTCGCGTCGGACGGCTGCTGTCGCTGCTGGGGCAGCACAAGGTCGAGCGCATCCTCTTTGCCGCGACCAAGGCCGACCATATCCACCACAGCCAGCACGGGCGGCTCACCGCGATCATGGAGGCGCTCGTGCGCGACGCGCGCGACCGCGCCGATTTCGCCGGGGCGAAGACCTCCGCCATGTCGCTTGCCGCCTTGCGTGCGACGGTCGAGGAGACGCGCGACCATGGCGGGGCGACGCTCGATCTGGTGCGCGGCACCACGCTCGAGGGCAAGCGCGCGGCCTTCTATCCCGGCGAACTGCCCGAAGATCCCGCCCATATCCTGAGCCCGGCGCGCAAGGGCGCCGAGAGCTGGCTCGACGGCGATTACGAGGTGATGCGCTTCGCCCCCGCGCCGCTCACGCTCAGGCCCGGCGAGGGGCCGCCGCATATCCGCCTCGACCGCGCCGCGGAATTCCTGATCGGAGACAAGCTATGA